A single region of the Chryseobacterium culicis genome encodes:
- a CDS encoding NADP-dependent isocitrate dehydrogenase, giving the protein MSEKSKIYYTLTDEAPMLATHSFLPIVKAFTKSADIEIAVPDISLAGRILANFPEFLKDEQKIGDALAELGELATQPDANIIKLPNISASVPQLDAAIAELQGKGFAVPNYPAEPKNDEEKAIKAKYAKVLGSAVNPVLREGNSDRRAPKAVKNYAKANPHRMGDWASDSKTDVAHMNNGDFYGTETSTTLENATKYRIVFKGNDGSESVLKDFAGLQAGEVIDSSVMNLNALRVFVQEAIEEAKKRNVLLSAHLKATMMKISDPIIFGAIVETFFKEVFTKYAETFKSLDINPNNGLADLFDKIKGNAQEADIKADIEKALAEGPRVAMVNSDKGITNFHVPSDIIVDASMAALVRGGGKMWNKEGNEEDTVCIIPDRSYAGFYQSVIDDMKAYGKLDPTTMGSVPNVGLMAQKAEEYGSHDKTFQLTADGTVEVQDEAGNVLLSQKVEKDDIFRMCQTKDAPIQDWVKLAVNRSRLSDTPAIFWLDKGRAHDREIIKKVEKYLADHDTAGLDIRILDVKDAMTETLKRAREGKDTISVSGNVLRDYLTDLFPILELGTSAKMLSIVPLMNGGGLFETGAGGSAPKHVEQFLEEGYLRWDSLGEFLALQASLEHLAQTQGNTKSQVLADALDEANAKFLATDKSPARKVGQIDNRGSHFYLAMYWAEALANQTADAELAAQFAPVAQAMQENEEVINAELIGAQGKPQNIEGYYKTDTYKTYAAMRPSTVLNEIIDGI; this is encoded by the coding sequence ATGTCAGAAAAATCAAAAATCTATTACACACTTACTGATGAAGCTCCAATGCTGGCTACTCACTCGTTTTTACCTATCGTAAAAGCTTTCACAAAATCAGCAGATATCGAAATCGCAGTTCCGGATATTTCTTTGGCAGGAAGAATTTTAGCAAACTTCCCTGAGTTTTTAAAAGACGAACAGAAAATTGGTGATGCGTTGGCAGAACTAGGAGAATTGGCAACACAACCTGATGCTAATATCATTAAGTTACCTAACATTTCGGCTTCTGTACCTCAACTGGATGCAGCAATTGCTGAACTACAGGGGAAAGGTTTCGCAGTTCCAAATTATCCTGCAGAGCCTAAAAATGATGAAGAAAAAGCCATCAAAGCTAAATATGCTAAAGTATTAGGAAGTGCTGTAAACCCTGTGTTAAGAGAAGGAAACTCTGACAGACGTGCTCCAAAAGCTGTTAAAAACTATGCAAAGGCAAACCCTCACAGAATGGGCGACTGGGCATCTGACAGCAAAACTGACGTAGCTCACATGAACAATGGTGATTTCTACGGTACAGAAACTTCTACAACATTAGAAAATGCTACAAAATACAGAATCGTATTCAAAGGAAATGATGGTTCTGAATCTGTATTAAAAGATTTCGCAGGTCTTCAGGCTGGTGAAGTAATTGATTCTTCAGTAATGAACTTAAATGCATTAAGAGTATTTGTTCAGGAGGCAATTGAGGAGGCTAAGAAAAGAAATGTACTTCTTTCTGCTCACCTTAAAGCGACAATGATGAAAATCTCCGACCCAATTATTTTCGGGGCTATCGTTGAGACTTTCTTCAAAGAAGTATTTACTAAATATGCTGAGACTTTCAAATCTTTAGATATCAATCCAAACAATGGTCTTGCTGACCTTTTTGACAAAATCAAAGGAAATGCTCAGGAAGCTGACATCAAAGCTGATATTGAAAAAGCTTTAGCTGAAGGACCTAGAGTGGCAATGGTAAATTCTGACAAAGGAATTACTAACTTCCACGTACCTTCTGATATTATCGTTGACGCATCTATGGCTGCTCTTGTAAGAGGCGGAGGTAAAATGTGGAACAAAGAAGGAAATGAGGAAGATACCGTTTGTATCATTCCAGACCGTTCTTACGCAGGTTTCTACCAGTCTGTAATTGACGATATGAAAGCGTACGGAAAATTAGACCCTACAACAATGGGATCTGTTCCAAACGTAGGTTTAATGGCTCAGAAAGCTGAAGAATATGGTTCTCACGATAAAACTTTCCAATTAACGGCTGACGGAACTGTAGAAGTTCAGGATGAAGCTGGAAACGTTCTTCTTTCTCAGAAAGTAGAAAAAGACGATATCTTCAGAATGTGCCAGACTAAAGATGCGCCTATCCAGGACTGGGTAAAACTAGCGGTAAACAGATCAAGATTATCTGATACGCCTGCTATCTTCTGGTTAGATAAAGGAAGAGCTCACGACAGAGAGATCATCAAAAAGGTAGAAAAATATCTTGCTGATCATGATACAGCAGGTCTTGACATCAGAATCCTTGATGTAAAAGATGCTATGACTGAAACATTGAAGAGAGCAAGAGAAGGTAAAGACACAATCTCTGTTTCAGGAAACGTATTGAGAGATTACTTAACAGATCTTTTCCCAATTCTTGAGCTTGGTACTTCTGCAAAAATGCTTTCTATCGTTCCATTAATGAATGGTGGTGGTTTATTTGAAACTGGTGCCGGAGGTTCTGCTCCAAAACACGTTGAGCAATTCCTGGAAGAAGGATACTTAAGATGGGATTCTCTAGGTGAATTCTTAGCTCTTCAGGCTTCTTTAGAGCACTTGGCACAGACTCAGGGAAATACAAAATCTCAGGTTTTAGCTGATGCATTGGATGAAGCAAATGCTAAGTTCTTGGCAACAGATAAATCTCCTGCAAGAAAAGTAGGTCAGATTGACAACAGAGGTTCTCACTTCTATTTGGCAATGTATTGGGCTGAAGCACTGGCTAACCAGACAGCTGATGCTGAATTAGCAGCTCAGTTTGCTCCGGTTGCACAGGCAATGCAGGAAAATGAAGAAGTAATCAATGCTGAATTAATCGGTGCTCAGGGTAAACCTCAGAACATTGAAGGATACTACAAAACTGATACGTATAAAACGTATGCAGCCATGAGACCTAGTACAGTTTTAAATGAAATCATTGACGGAATCTAA
- a CDS encoding FAD-dependent oxidoreductase translates to MVLNHKKVAIIGAGPVGLTMAVLLQQKGVEVNVYERDMNAQTRVWGGTLDLHQDSGQKAMEKAGLLNQYYATALPMGINIADEQGNILFTKEITPENQYDNPEINRNHLREMLLGSLADHTVIWDMNFTGMEENDGKWLLHFKDKPDVTADLVIGANGGMSRVRKYVTDAEVEETGTFIIQGDIPQPEKTCPEFFKWCDGKRPMAAFEGNLLVANPFNNGALTYGVIFKKPEEWKDGCDLDFKNTEQVRQFLSERLSSWDELYQQLFLSTSFFVGLPTRKIPLDKLWKNHRPLPVTLIGDAAHLMPPFAGQGVNSGLMDALILSENLTEGTYQTISEAVEAYEQKMFIYAGEAQLESGKNELEMRDINFSFTSLIH, encoded by the coding sequence ATGGTACTGAATCATAAAAAAGTAGCCATCATCGGCGCAGGCCCTGTGGGTTTAACCATGGCGGTCTTATTACAGCAAAAAGGCGTTGAAGTCAATGTTTATGAAAGAGATATGAATGCACAGACCAGAGTCTGGGGCGGTACATTGGATCTTCATCAGGACTCAGGGCAGAAAGCGATGGAAAAAGCTGGACTGCTTAATCAATATTATGCCACAGCATTGCCTATGGGAATCAACATTGCTGATGAACAGGGCAACATACTCTTTACAAAGGAAATTACACCAGAAAACCAATATGACAACCCGGAAATCAACAGAAATCATTTAAGAGAAATGTTACTGGGCAGCCTGGCAGATCATACCGTAATCTGGGATATGAATTTTACCGGAATGGAAGAAAATGACGGAAAATGGCTGCTTCATTTTAAAGATAAACCTGATGTGACTGCGGATCTTGTTATTGGTGCCAATGGTGGAATGTCCAGAGTAAGAAAATACGTGACAGATGCTGAAGTGGAAGAAACCGGAACATTTATTATTCAGGGAGATATTCCTCAACCCGAGAAGACATGCCCTGAATTTTTTAAATGGTGTGACGGAAAAAGACCAATGGCCGCGTTTGAAGGAAATTTATTGGTGGCTAATCCATTTAATAACGGAGCTTTGACGTATGGAGTCATATTCAAAAAGCCTGAGGAATGGAAAGATGGCTGTGATTTGGATTTTAAAAATACAGAACAGGTCCGTCAGTTTCTTTCTGAAAGATTGTCTTCATGGGATGAGCTGTATCAACAGTTATTCCTTTCAACTTCCTTTTTTGTAGGACTGCCGACAAGGAAAATTCCATTAGACAAACTCTGGAAAAATCATCGTCCTTTACCTGTAACATTGATTGGGGATGCTGCTCATCTTATGCCTCCTTTTGCAGGACAGGGAGTGAACAGCGGACTGATGGATGCTTTAATTTTATCGGAGAATTTAACTGAAGGAACCTATCAAACGATATCCGAAGCCGTTGAAGCTTACGAACAAAAAATGTTTATCTATGCCGGAGAAGCACAGCTGGAGTCAGGTAAAAATGAATTGGAGATGCGTGATATCAACTTCTCTTTTACAAGCCTTATCCACTAG
- a CDS encoding DUF763 domain-containing protein, whose product MKRSGTADLPLHYGKVPPWLYERMSVLGLSIIEVILMDYGKDEVLRRLADPFWFQSFGAVMGMDWHSSGITTSVMGALKRSINPNSQSLGLYICGGKGKFSRETPSELIRIADKTGLNGTELVRASKLSAKVDNTAIQDGYQLYLHNFILSDNGNWSVIQQGMHESDGTARRYHWHSENITSFVEKPHTGINGISRGKILNLTDTEASENRKGILDISHTDSAEVMKDFARLILPAHHDVRASDVDLKRLGALLYVTREQQPQNFEDLLMLEGLGPRTMQSLALVSEVIHGAPSRFADPARFSFAHGGKDGHPFPVPINTYDESISILRKGIEKSKLGNSDKLSSLNKLHQIITEAEKDFTPDFDIQQVIEEERQNSWRLGGKTVFGDAQKPSPPKPIQLSLF is encoded by the coding sequence ATGAAACGTTCAGGCACAGCAGATTTACCTCTTCACTATGGCAAAGTACCGCCATGGCTGTATGAGCGTATGTCTGTTCTGGGACTTTCTATTATTGAAGTAATTCTGATGGATTACGGTAAAGATGAGGTATTGCGCAGATTGGCAGATCCGTTTTGGTTTCAAAGCTTTGGAGCGGTAATGGGGATGGACTGGCATTCTTCAGGAATTACCACTTCCGTTATGGGCGCATTGAAACGTTCCATTAATCCGAATTCACAATCGTTGGGACTTTATATCTGTGGCGGAAAAGGGAAATTTTCCCGTGAAACTCCGTCAGAACTGATAAGAATTGCCGATAAAACAGGGCTCAACGGAACAGAGCTGGTAAGAGCCAGCAAGCTTTCCGCAAAAGTGGATAATACGGCTATTCAGGATGGCTATCAACTATATCTGCATAATTTCATCCTGTCAGATAACGGAAACTGGAGTGTCATTCAGCAGGGAATGCATGAATCAGACGGAACAGCAAGACGATATCACTGGCATTCTGAAAACATCACATCATTTGTAGAAAAACCTCACACAGGAATTAATGGTATTTCAAGAGGAAAAATTCTGAATCTTACCGATACCGAAGCTTCAGAAAACAGAAAAGGAATTTTAGATATTTCCCATACCGATTCAGCAGAAGTGATGAAAGATTTCGCCAGACTGATTCTTCCTGCCCACCATGATGTTCGGGCTTCAGATGTAGATTTAAAACGTCTGGGAGCACTTCTGTATGTAACCCGGGAACAGCAGCCTCAGAATTTTGAAGATTTGCTGATGCTGGAAGGATTAGGCCCCAGAACCATGCAGTCCTTGGCTTTGGTAAGTGAAGTGATTCATGGAGCACCTTCAAGATTTGCAGATCCTGCAAGGTTTTCCTTTGCTCATGGAGGTAAAGACGGACATCCTTTCCCTGTTCCCATCAATACCTATGATGAAAGTATCAGCATTCTCAGAAAAGGAATAGAAAAGTCCAAACTGGGAAATTCTGATAAATTAAGCTCTTTAAATAAACTTCATCAGATCATAACCGAAGCAGAAAAAGACTTCACTCCGGATTTTGATATTCAGCAGGTCATTGAAGAAGAAAGACAAAACTCATGGCGTCTTGGTGGGAAAACTGTATTTGGAGATGCTCAGAAACCCAGTCCTCCAAAACCTATACAGCTTTCTCTGTTTTAA
- a CDS encoding glyoxalase superfamily protein translates to MKAEKIIPVLRIFDYQKTKEFYVDWLGFEIVWEHYFEENTPVYMEVKKENIIFHLSEHHGDGTPGTKVSIWGEGVPEYHKELIEKKYKYNRPGLEKTFYGAVSFTVIDPFGNTITFEEEYDEAKHKDLPLYSHD, encoded by the coding sequence ATGAAAGCAGAAAAGATTATTCCTGTACTAAGAATTTTCGATTATCAGAAAACAAAAGAATTTTATGTAGACTGGCTGGGATTTGAGATTGTATGGGAACATTATTTCGAAGAAAATACACCCGTTTATATGGAAGTGAAAAAAGAGAATATCATTTTCCATTTAAGTGAACATCATGGGGATGGAACACCTGGAACAAAGGTGTCGATCTGGGGTGAAGGCGTTCCGGAATATCATAAGGAGCTGATTGAAAAAAAATATAAATACAACCGCCCGGGACTCGAAAAAACGTTTTATGGCGCTGTATCCTTTACGGTAATTGATCCTTTTGGGAATACAATCACTTTCGAAGAAGAATATGATGAGGCAAAACATAAAGACCTGCCATTGTATTCACATGATTGA
- a CDS encoding alpha/beta hydrolase, giving the protein MEQKDLTIILVHGAWGDGSHWQYVIPSLTKAGYKVRSVQNPLTSLQDDINKTKDLIDAQEGKVLLVGHSYGGAVISGAGHHDKVVGLVYIAAFAPDAGDSLGSLLGRRESPGGASIYPDNKGFLWIKYDEFKSAFCQDLDDEKALVMSLSQKPIHGQCFGDVAGEPAWKTRPSWYQISLQDRMIPAETEKEMAERLEPKKIISLDAGHASLASHPEEVTQLILDAASSI; this is encoded by the coding sequence ATGGAACAAAAAGATTTGACCATTATTTTGGTACACGGAGCATGGGGAGACGGTTCACACTGGCAATACGTTATCCCTTCATTGACAAAAGCTGGGTATAAAGTAAGAAGTGTTCAGAACCCATTAACTTCGCTTCAGGACGATATTAATAAGACCAAAGACCTTATTGATGCCCAGGAAGGGAAAGTGCTTTTAGTAGGACATTCTTATGGGGGTGCTGTTATTTCAGGAGCTGGACATCATGATAAAGTAGTAGGGCTTGTTTATATTGCTGCTTTTGCACCTGATGCGGGAGATAGTCTTGGGTCTCTTTTAGGGAGAAGGGAGTCACCGGGCGGAGCAAGTATTTATCCTGATAACAAAGGCTTTTTATGGATTAAATATGACGAATTTAAATCTGCTTTCTGCCAGGATTTAGATGATGAAAAGGCATTGGTAATGTCATTATCACAAAAACCTATTCACGGACAATGTTTTGGGGATGTAGCGGGTGAACCTGCATGGAAAACACGCCCAAGTTGGTATCAGATTTCATTGCAGGACCGTATGATCCCTGCAGAAACAGAAAAAGAAATGGCAGAACGTCTTGAGCCTAAGAAAATAATCTCTCTGGATGCAGGACATGCTTCATTGGCTTCGCATCCCGAAGAAGTTACTCAGCTGATTTTAGACGCAGCTTCTTCAATTTAA
- a CDS encoding winged helix-turn-helix transcriptional regulator: MERDQNEELRALQDTLYFIGGKWRIPVINSLCNGNRRFREIERSIPGITTRMLSKELKDMELNKLVKRTVYPETPVLIEYEPTEYCRTFGNIIQEMINWGRAHRRVIVEDR; the protein is encoded by the coding sequence ATGGAAAGAGATCAAAACGAAGAACTTAGAGCACTGCAGGACACCCTTTATTTTATTGGAGGGAAATGGCGAATTCCTGTAATCAACTCACTTTGTAACGGAAACAGACGTTTCAGGGAAATTGAACGCAGTATTCCCGGAATTACCACCAGAATGCTTTCAAAAGAACTGAAAGATATGGAACTGAATAAGCTGGTAAAACGCACCGTTTATCCGGAAACACCTGTTCTGATAGAATATGAACCCACAGAATATTGCCGCACCTTCGGAAATATCATTCAGGAAATGATCAACTGGGGGAGAGCGCATAGGAGAGTGATTGTGGAGGATAGGTAG
- a CDS encoding SDR family oxidoreductase → MKKFSNKVALVTGGNSGIGFAAAKELISEGATVLITGRRKEAVEKAAQELGAIPFIADQANLDDIDLLKREVEKKFGKIDILFINAGITGSLTPIENMDVENFDQVMNINFRGAYFTLSKFIPLLNDGASVIFLSSIVASTYKPNSSAYQASKAALNSIAKTAAAELAPRKIRVNMISPGPIKTEIMSKAGLDEETLKNIQNHLIDQIPLKKMGAAEEIAKLVTYLSDDQISSYVTGTEIVIDGGITL, encoded by the coding sequence ATGAAAAAATTCAGTAATAAAGTAGCTCTTGTAACAGGAGGAAACAGTGGAATCGGATTCGCTGCGGCAAAAGAACTTATTTCAGAAGGAGCAACGGTCCTCATCACCGGAAGACGGAAAGAAGCTGTAGAAAAAGCGGCTCAGGAACTTGGAGCCATTCCATTCATTGCAGATCAGGCTAACCTTGATGATATTGATCTGCTGAAAAGAGAAGTAGAAAAAAAGTTTGGTAAAATAGATATTCTGTTCATCAATGCAGGCATTACCGGAAGTCTGACTCCTATTGAAAACATGGATGTCGAAAATTTTGATCAGGTAATGAATATTAATTTCAGAGGTGCTTATTTTACGTTAAGCAAATTCATTCCTTTATTGAACGACGGTGCTTCTGTCATATTCTTATCATCTATTGTGGCTTCTACCTATAAACCCAACAGTTCAGCGTATCAGGCAAGCAAAGCCGCATTGAATTCCATTGCAAAAACGGCAGCAGCAGAATTAGCACCGAGAAAAATCAGAGTGAATATGATAAGCCCCGGCCCTATAAAAACTGAGATCATGAGCAAGGCTGGACTGGATGAGGAAACGTTAAAAAATATTCAAAATCATCTCATTGATCAGATTCCATTGAAAAAAATGGGAGCAGCTGAAGAAATTGCCAAACTGGTTACCTATTTGTCAGATGATCAGATCTCAAGTTATGTCACCGGAACCGAAATTGTGATAGACGGCGGTATTACTTTGTAA
- a CDS encoding Crp/Fnr family transcriptional regulator, which yields MTSNNYKKYGELFQVDSDHFEEFYALLHDTKLLKSDFFLKQGEKCKYLGFIKRGTIRSFYINDQGREINFGFYFENEFFTDYESILCDTVSNMNIQALENCEILLLSKDSLQDLYKKEAYWQQFGRMMSEKIYLDAKKRIDDLLCFSPENRYLNLVKKQPALFQKIAQKHIASYLGVTEQSLSRIRSRIVN from the coding sequence ATGACGTCTAACAATTATAAGAAATATGGAGAACTTTTTCAGGTAGATTCAGATCACTTTGAAGAATTCTACGCTTTACTTCATGATACAAAACTTTTAAAATCTGATTTTTTTCTAAAACAAGGGGAAAAATGCAAGTATCTGGGCTTTATTAAAAGAGGAACCATCAGAAGTTTCTATATCAATGATCAGGGACGCGAAATCAATTTCGGATTCTATTTTGAGAATGAATTTTTTACGGATTATGAAAGTATTCTCTGCGATACTGTATCTAATATGAATATTCAGGCGCTGGAAAACTGTGAAATTTTACTGCTGAGTAAAGATAGTTTGCAGGATTTATATAAAAAAGAAGCGTACTGGCAGCAATTCGGGAGAATGATGAGTGAAAAGATCTATCTGGATGCCAAGAAACGGATTGATGATCTGTTGTGTTTTTCCCCCGAAAACAGATACCTTAATCTGGTCAAAAAACAGCCTGCACTCTTTCAGAAAATAGCCCAGAAACATATTGCCAGTTATCTTGGTGTAACAGAGCAGTCGCTCAGCCGTATAAGAAGCCGGATTGTTAATTAA
- the tpx gene encoding thiol peroxidase codes for MSTTITLKGNEVHTIGALPSVGTTVKDFALVDSGLAVKTLETFAGKKKVFNIFPSIDTPTCAASSRKFNEEASKLDNTVVINVSKDLPFALGRFCAAEGLNNMETLSDFRSNFGDDYEVTITDSPMKGLLSRAVIVTDENNKVVYTEQVPEIANEPNYDAALAALK; via the coding sequence ATGTCAACGACAATCACTTTAAAAGGAAACGAAGTACACACAATAGGAGCATTACCATCTGTAGGAACTACTGTAAAAGACTTTGCACTGGTAGATTCAGGATTAGCGGTAAAAACGCTTGAAACTTTTGCAGGAAAGAAAAAAGTATTCAATATTTTCCCAAGTATTGATACCCCTACTTGCGCTGCTTCTTCCAGAAAATTTAATGAAGAAGCTTCAAAACTTGATAATACAGTGGTGATCAATGTTTCTAAAGACCTTCCTTTTGCATTAGGAAGATTCTGTGCTGCTGAAGGTTTGAATAATATGGAAACACTTTCAGATTTCAGAAGCAACTTTGGTGATGATTATGAAGTGACTATTACAGATTCTCCTATGAAAGGATTATTGAGCCGTGCTGTGATTGTAACAGATGAAAACAATAAAGTAGTATATACGGAGCAGGTTCCGGAAATTGCTAATGAGCCTAATTACGATGCCGCTCTTGCCGCATTGAAATAA
- a CDS encoding VOC family protein gives MVKRIVANIKTNDLSRANQFYQDILELDVLMDHGWIKTLGNNEEAKVQISFAEQGGNDTEVPDFSIEVDNVDEIYGKMKDAGFEIAYELTNEEWGVRRFFVKDPFEKLINILSHQ, from the coding sequence ATGGTAAAAAGAATCGTAGCCAATATCAAAACAAATGATCTTTCCAGAGCCAATCAGTTTTATCAGGATATTCTGGAACTGGACGTTTTGATGGATCATGGATGGATCAAAACATTGGGTAATAACGAAGAGGCAAAAGTTCAGATCAGCTTTGCCGAACAGGGAGGAAACGATACAGAAGTTCCTGATTTCTCCATTGAAGTGGATAACGTAGATGAAATCTATGGTAAAATGAAAGATGCTGGTTTTGAAATCGCTTATGAATTGACCAATGAGGAATGGGGCGTTCGCCGTTTTTTTGTTAAAGATCCATTTGAAAAACTGATTAATATACTGTCACACCAATAA
- a CDS encoding heme-binding domain-containing protein: MDTVKKKRNPIAIVFLAILGIFGGLQLFSKPLEGKPVTGKIEAPREVISILENSCFSCHSNQQNLSWYDKIAPVSWAVNKDIKRAREVLNFSEWGKSPAENQGKMYAILNMMQSGKMPLHEYTLLHPSAKITQKDIETIKKYTLSLSSVSPSAQKSTETPQTSSIVPMPASTKFPVSPNGVQYTPDFKNWKVISMSTLFDHSIRVIYGNDIAVKAVETENFHPWPDGSIVVKSVWTQQEMPDGEIRPGKFVNAQFMVKDSRQYKDTEGWGFAKFSGNDLHPTGKTASFAKESCIACHRQLAEKTGYLFDVPMKVNTQRLIQNLQKK; the protein is encoded by the coding sequence ATGGATACCGTAAAGAAAAAAAGAAATCCCATTGCCATAGTATTTCTGGCTATATTAGGAATCTTCGGAGGATTGCAGCTATTCAGCAAACCTTTGGAAGGGAAACCGGTTACAGGAAAAATTGAAGCACCAAGGGAAGTGATCAGTATTCTTGAAAACTCATGCTTTAGCTGTCATTCCAACCAGCAAAATTTAAGTTGGTATGATAAAATTGCTCCTGTTTCCTGGGCCGTCAATAAAGATATTAAAAGAGCCAGAGAAGTCCTGAACTTTTCAGAATGGGGAAAATCTCCTGCTGAAAATCAGGGAAAAATGTACGCCATTCTCAATATGATGCAAAGCGGAAAAATGCCTCTTCATGAATATACTCTTCTTCATCCTTCGGCTAAAATCACTCAAAAAGATATTGAAACCATTAAAAAATATACCCTTTCATTATCCTCAGTAAGTCCATCGGCTCAAAAAAGTACTGAAACCCCTCAAACCTCATCCATCGTACCCATGCCGGCATCAACAAAATTTCCGGTCTCTCCCAATGGAGTTCAATACACTCCTGATTTTAAAAACTGGAAAGTGATAAGTATGAGTACGCTCTTTGACCATTCTATCCGTGTCATTTATGGAAATGATATTGCTGTAAAAGCTGTGGAAACAGAAAACTTTCACCCATGGCCAGACGGAAGTATCGTCGTAAAATCTGTATGGACGCAACAGGAAATGCCTGATGGAGAAATCAGACCCGGAAAATTTGTCAATGCACAGTTTATGGTAAAAGATTCCAGACAGTATAAAGATACTGAGGGTTGGGGGTTTGCAAAATTCTCAGGAAACGACCTCCATCCAACCGGAAAAACAGCTTCTTTCGCCAAAGAATCCTGTATTGCCTGCCATAGACAATTAGCAGAAAAAACAGGTTATCTTTTTGATGTTCCCATGAAAGTAAATACCCAAAGATTAATCCAAAATTTACAGAAAAAATGA
- a CDS encoding helix-turn-helix domain-containing protein — protein sequence MFSNIHQEFEVPEELQDTIKCFWYNRRDYGEALSEFTVLPDGYAEIIFHFGSGCSISHQGILQALPSPFIMGLLNQPALFYAQNQLEIIGIRCFPWAIFDILGLSSEKTENAIHRFEHPVAKLQSALNDLITQGKIEDAIFQVEQYFLKLHSQITIDSLLFKAGAAMRKNYGVIPVNQVADSAHTTVRTLERRFKQSSGHTVKDVSGIMRFEQIRNRLWHAPETSIAALAQEFGYTDQSHLSREFKRYSGSTPAAFAREARKRKQAMSNDFVAFVQA from the coding sequence ATGTTTTCAAATATACATCAGGAATTTGAAGTCCCGGAAGAACTTCAGGATACCATAAAATGCTTTTGGTATAACAGAAGGGATTATGGAGAAGCACTGTCGGAATTTACAGTACTGCCGGATGGTTATGCTGAAATTATTTTTCACTTTGGCAGCGGATGCAGTATTTCTCATCAGGGAATTTTGCAGGCTTTACCATCTCCGTTTATCATGGGATTACTCAATCAGCCTGCTCTTTTTTATGCTCAAAATCAACTGGAAATCATCGGAATCAGGTGTTTTCCATGGGCTATTTTTGATATATTGGGACTTTCATCAGAAAAAACAGAAAACGCAATTCATAGGTTTGAACATCCCGTTGCAAAGCTTCAATCTGCCTTGAATGACCTTATTACTCAGGGGAAAATAGAGGATGCTATCTTTCAGGTAGAACAATATTTTCTGAAATTACACTCACAGATTACCATAGACAGTCTGCTTTTCAAAGCTGGTGCGGCTATGAGAAAAAATTACGGAGTTATTCCAGTAAACCAGGTTGCTGATTCTGCTCATACAACAGTTCGGACATTAGAAAGAAGATTCAAACAGTCTTCAGGACACACTGTAAAAGATGTTTCCGGAATTATGCGTTTTGAACAGATCAGAAACCGCTTATGGCATGCTCCTGAAACTTCTATTGCGGCACTTGCACAGGAATTTGGATATACTGATCAATCTCACTTAAGCAGAGAATTTAAACGATACAGCGGTTCTACACCTGCAGCTTTTGCAAGAGAAGCAAGAAAAAGAAAACAAGCGATGAGCAATGATTTTGTCGCATTTGTACAAGCATGA